The Haloarcula sp. H-GB4 genome segment GAACATGACGGGTTCGTTGCGTCTGACGGCCGTCAACTCACCGACTTGCCGCCTGAGCGACGCGACTTCGGATTCGTGTTTCAGGACTACGCCCTCTTCCCGCATATGACTGTCAGGGAGAATGTCGTCTACGGAACCCGGTACCACGACGAAACGGGCGATCCCGATGCGCTGCTGACAGAACTGGGGGTAAGCCATCTCTCGGACCGATACCCACCCACGCTGTCGGGTGGGGAAAAACAACGAGTGGGGCTCGCTCGAGCGCTCGCTATCCAGCCGGGGGTTATGCTGCTCGATGAGCCACTCGCAGCGCTAGATGTCCCAACCCGACAGACGCTGCGAGACGACTTGGCAGACGTGCTCGCCGACGTGACATCGGTATACGTCACGCATAACCGAACAACAGCCAGGGCGCTCGCCGACCGTATCGCGGTGATGTGCGACGGACGCATCGTTCAGACCGGAACGCCCGAGGAAGTGTTCGAACGACCCGCTTCGCCGATGGTCGCCGATTTCACCGGTGCCAACACTATCGAACTCTCGTCAGCCCCGTCTCTGCGCCGATTGCTGGACGGGAGCGCCCCGGCAGAGAGTGATGGCGACAGTCACGCTGCGATACGACCGGAAGCTATCACGATCAGCGATTCCGGCGATATACGGGCCTTTGTTGAACGGATCGTCCGCGAAGACGCGACCAGCAGAGTGACGCTCTCGTTTGACGATGTCACCGTCGACGCTTTCGCCGACGATCCGCCGTCAGTCGGCGACACGGTCGGACTGTCATTCCAGACGGACCGACTCCATCACTGCAGGTCGGCTGGCCCCGATCAGCGTGCTCGCCGACTGTAACTGTGGATTACACTTCCACTCCGGTACGCATGTATTTATACGGCTTGACCGCCAAGGTCGATATAGGGACCGCCGGACTATGTCACACGCTCCGCTGGTCCCTTCCCCTTTGCAATAAAACCAGATAGCTGCGCGGCTGTTCGGATGTGTCCTAGTCGATTATCAAACCGCCGCACTGACAGTTTCGTCTGCGAACATCACTCAGCGAAGCCTGTGAGAACGCCGCGGCCGTCGGTCCGCCCGAGGTCCGAAAGTGTCGCCCGCTCCGGGTGGGGCATCATGACGGCGACGTGCTCGGCTTCGTCGGTGACGCCGGCCACGCTATGCTTCGAGCCGTTCGGGTTCGCTTCGGGTGTGACAGTCCCGTCCTCGTCGCAGTACTTGAACAGAATCCGGTCCTCAGCCTCGAGTTCATCCAGCCGCTCGTCGTCGATCTCATAGCGGCCTTCGCCGTGAGCGATCGGGAGTTCGACGATGTCACCCTCCTCGTACTGGCTGGTCCAGGGCGTGTCGGCGTTCTCGACGCGCAGGTGGACGTGTTCACACTGGAAGCGGGCGCTCTCATTGGTCGTGAATGCGCCAGGGGTCAGCGACGACTCGCAGCCGATCTGTGCGCCGTTGCAGATGCCAAGCACCGGCGTCCCCTCGCTTGCGGCTTCCCGAATGTCAGCCATGATTGGCGAACGGGCGGCCATCGCGCCGGCACGGAGGTAATCGCCGTAGGAGAAGCCGCCGGGGAGGACGACACCCTCGACATCCTCGGGAAGCCCGTCCTCGTGCCAGACGCGCTCGGCGTCAAAGCCCAGCGATTCTAGGGCCTGGACAGCGTCGCGGTCGCAGTTCGAGCCGCCGAACTGGATGACGGCAATAGTCACAGAGACCACCCTG includes the following:
- a CDS encoding ABC transporter ATP-binding protein codes for the protein MNGLNAAVEATFTADGAEAFTVDAEIEVEPGESVVILGPSGSGKTLLLETVAGFHEHDGFVASDGRQLTDLPPERRDFGFVFQDYALFPHMTVRENVVYGTRYHDETGDPDALLTELGVSHLSDRYPPTLSGGEKQRVGLARALAIQPGVMLLDEPLAALDVPTRQTLRDDLADVLADVTSVYVTHNRTTARALADRIAVMCDGRIVQTGTPEEVFERPASPMVADFTGANTIELSSAPSLRRLLDGSAPAESDGDSHAAIRPEAITISDSGDIRAFVERIVREDATSRVTLSFDDVTVDAFADDPPSVGDTVGLSFQTDRLHHCRSAGPDQRARRL
- the purQ gene encoding phosphoribosylformylglycinamidine synthase I — its product is MTIAVIQFGGSNCDRDAVQALESLGFDAERVWHEDGLPEDVEGVVLPGGFSYGDYLRAGAMAARSPIMADIREAASEGTPVLGICNGAQIGCESSLTPGAFTTNESARFQCEHVHLRVENADTPWTSQYEEGDIVELPIAHGEGRYEIDDERLDELEAEDRILFKYCDEDGTVTPEANPNGSKHSVAGVTDEAEHVAVMMPHPERATLSDLGRTDGRGVLTGFAE